The stretch of DNA GCAGGAAAGTCATAATATCCTGCCTGTACGAGCTTTTTGTTTGTTATGGAACGAGACAACACTGGACTTCCGGCGATGCGCCAGTACCCGAGACGGGAATTGCCCCACTGGTAAGCCTGCCATTCCGGTATCCCCAGCTTCCGCAGGTTTTGTACTTTTGTTCGCGGCTTTTTCCACTGTTTCCAGATGTACATCCGCAGTCGTCTTCGCAACCATTCGCTCCAGCTTTGCAGGATCCGTTTCATGTCGGCCACATAGTAGTAACCAATCCATCCCCGAATGTAGACTTTTACCTTTTCCATGACTTGGCGAACATTTCTGCCCTGGCTGCGACTTGTGAGTTCTTTCAACTTCTTCTTCGCTTTTGCGAGGGATTGTCCATGGGCACGGATATACATGCCGTTCTTGTTCTTTCCCAGGGCAAAGCCGAGAAATTTGAAGTGCTTTCGAGCCACTACGCTACCGACCTTACTTTTCTGCGTATTGATCTGGAGTCTCAGTTTGGTCTCCAGGTACTTTCCGCAGGATTCCAGTAGCCGCACCGCTGCCCGTTTGCTTTTGGCAAGCACCACAATATCGTCCGCATAGCGGATGACGTTCACTCCGCGGCCTTTCATCTCTTGGTCAAATTCGTTCAGGTAGATGTTCGCCAGAAGCGGCGACAGGGGGCCTCCCTGAGGGGAGCCTTCTTCTGTTTTGCAGTGCACCCCGTTCTCCATAACCCCACTTTTCAGGTATCTCTTAATCAGTTCGGTTACGCGTCTGTCCTGAATTTGTTTGCGCAAAAGATGCATAAGCAGCTCATGATTCAGCGTGTCGAAGTATTTGGAGAGGTCGATTTCTACTGCGTAGCCGTATCCCTGTTCTGCATAGTCTTTCACCTTGCGAATGGCCTGTTGTGCGCTCCGACCGGGGCGGTAGCCATAGCTTCCCTCCGAGAAGAGCGGCTCGAACAGGGGCTGGAGCTGCTGGGCGACTGCCTGCTGAATCACTCGGTCTACGACCGTGGGTATGCCAAGCTTCCGTACTCCGCTTCCATCTGCTTTGGGAATTTCCTTGCGCCGTACTGGGCTGGGCTTGTATCTGCCTTCCCGGATCTTTTGCAACAGCTCGTCTCTATGTTCCTGCAGCCAGGGTAGCGCGTCTTCTACGGTCATTCCGTCGATTCCTGGCGCTCCATGGTTGCGTTTGACCTGTTTGTAGGCTCTGTTCAGATTGTCTCTGTCCAGAATCTGCTCCAGCAGGTCTGTTGCACCGCCTCTTTCTTTACGTTCCCGAGTGCCGGCGCTCCGCACTCCCGCATGCTCTTCGCGTTCCACGCTATCCCTTTGCAGGTAGCCCTTTCGGTATTCTGCTTTCATCGCGTCAGCTCTCCTTTCGGTATGTACTCGAGACTTACGATTGTTCGGCCCTTCCCCGAAAAAAAAACCTTCCGGGTACTATGGCCTCTGCTGACTTCTCACAGCAAGCTTTACTCCGTCTTTCGGTTTTTTTTCCTACTTGTCGTCTGTGAGACCTCCCCGGGTAAGAGCGATAACCTTCCCCTCATCTATCTGCCACATTTACACCATGGGATTCGGGCAGTATTGGACTTTGCTTTGTAGTGCAAGCTCGTCCGTCCCATGATGCCTTCTATGTGATTTCTGTTCGTCAGACCGAGGGTTTGCCTCCGGCTTCCTTCAGATTCCGCCTCGCGGCGGACACCCTTGCCTTCAGCTAACAGTTCCTACTGCCAAGCCTGTAGCGGACTTTCACCGCCGAGTTATCGCCCATGCCGGGCGCACACTCATAACAATAGCCTCCCCGATCCTCATTCTCGGGAAGGCTATTGTTTTCTTGAGAGGAAGTATAGATTAAGCATAATACTCCATAAGAAGTTGTCTTGTCTCTTCCGTACCGTCGGCTTCCTGTTCCATCATACCGTTCTCTTCCCAGCAAGCTCTGCAAGCTTCTTCCGTCGTACAGAGGTGTGCATCTTCACAGGTGTAGCAGAATTGGAGCAGGTTTCTTGTCATGACATCGTTTGTTGTTTTCATGATCTATCACTCCTTAAGGTTGTTTGTAACTTTGTGAATTTTCTTACAAGTTAAATATATCACAGCTTCTCATATCTACATGTGATTTTTTTCACAATATGAGCTAAATCACATTATTTATTTTCTAGCAGTCACAAGGTCATCCTGTAATGCCCTTTCCCGCATTCATAAAAAAAGACGCGTGCTCTTAGAGCACACGCCAATTCATTCCTCCATCCTTGGTCTGCAATAACAAGGACTTCCTCTCATCATAATTCTGAATTAGGATCCATCCTACAGAAGAAGATACAAACTCCAGCTTTGCCACCTCTGGATAATCGGTCATCATCTTCTCCAGTTTATCACTTACTGGCAGCTTAGCCCAAGTTTTCCCTTGATCCATAGTGTGAAGCAGATTAACCCCGCTTAAGCTCCAACCTTCCCTTCCATTAATGAATGTCGGAGGAATATAACGATTCGGGCCACTTTGCCATTCAAGCGGAAATGCAGCAAAAGACCAGGTTGCCCCTCGATCTGCCGTGAAATAACCATTGTACTTGCTCTCCTGCCCTCTACTGCATCCAACTGGGACCCAAGCGCTTGTATGCTGGGCATTTAAAAAGCTTATACTGCGTGAAGTATACTGATCACATTTGCCCATATCTTTCTTCTCAAAGTTAGAATTACTTGTCCGCCAGTGATATCCGCCATCAGTTGTGATGTACAGCTTCGGACGATCCAGCTCCTGCTGAACTACATAACCGTACATGCTGTTCCCAAACTCCATGTCGCTTATATAGCCGAATTCCGGAAGCGGTGTCGTGGATGAATTGTCAGTTTGGGAATGCATGACAGTCTTCCATGTCTTTCCACCATCTAACGTTCGATACAGAAGTTTCTCCTGATTGCCCGGAGTTGAATTCTGTGTCGTCATGAGCCAGCCTTGCTGTTTGGAGACGAAGGAAATATCACTGACTTGTACAGATTTCGGCAATGAGGATACCTTCCAATTGACTCCACCATCTGTCGTATAAAGAACAATTGTCTCCGAGGTACCTCCACCATTGCGTACAATCCAGCCGTTCATCGAATCTGCAAAGAAAAGTTCCTTACCGTATCTAACGATCCCCGGAAATTGTACGGTTCCGGCCGGGGAGATATTTGTCCAAGTGGTGCCATTATCCTCTGTTCTATATAGACGCAGCTCACCGCGTGTTGAACCCCAAGCAATGCCTGTCGTATCACTTAGCAGATGGAAATCTGAGAGTCGTGTCTGAATCTGATATTTTTTCTCGGGGCTTTCCGTTCTCTTCGTTGTTTCCGGCTCGGTACGATTAGGTTCGATCACCGTTAAGGTTTGCCCTTTCTCCTGTGAATCGTGCTCTGCAGGAAGATCCTTCGGCTGTTCCTTGCTTGAAGTGCATGCTGTCAGCAGCATGCCGGCTAGGAGAAGAAGAACCATGATCCTGCCGCCCTGATTTCTCAAGTTATGCAAGCCTCCTATCCTTTTTACATTTTCAGTGTCGGGTAGTTCTTTCTATTATATTAAAAAAGGAATACGCAAGTCCACGTTGCTAAAGTCTCTCATGTCTCTTACAATCTAGGATCCTTAGCAAAATTAAGAACAAAGTGCTGTTCCGGCTTGTAGACCGCAAAGGAGTAACCCTGTTTTTTCAGATAAGCAATAATTTGCGGAAGAGCTTGCACCGTCTGCTTCTTCTCATGCATTAGGATTACTTCTCTCTTCCCGTGTACTTGTTTGCGGATCTGTGCAATGACTTTATCGGGCTTGCCCGTATAACTCCAGTCTTTGGAATCTACGGTCCAGTCCCACATTTTGAATCCGGCGTCCGAGATAGCTCCTCTAAAAGTTGAGCCGATTTGAGGCGCACTGCCATAAGGTGCACGAATCAAGGTTGGAGTTATTCCGGTCAGCTTTTTAAACAGAGCCTGTTCCTCCTTGAATTCATGAACGAAATGAGCTGCGCTCCCGCTTTTATACAGCTTCTTGTAACTATGAGTCATGCTATGGAGTCCCACATAATGCCCTTGATCAAGCACTTTTTGAAGATTGGCTTTATTCTCCTCAAGCTGCGAACCGATCACGAAGAATGTAGCATGAATATGTTCCTTCTCCAATATATTTAGAATTTGCTTGGTATATGGCCCAGGGCCATCATCAAAGGTCAGGTAAACGACCTTCATATTTTGGGCCGGCGGGGTGGAAGTTGAAGCGGGCTTCTTATTAGCTTCAGGCACAGCCTTAGCTGCGGCGGTCTTTGTTTCCGCATTCTGTTTCGAAGCAGTGTCAGCATCCGCTGCCTTCACATTGGTATTGGCATGATCCTTTTTCGATGGGGACTGGAGTTCGGGCACCTCGACAGATTGCTTACCGGCCGTATGAGCGGAAGCAGATGCAGTCGTTTCAGCACTGGTGGAAGAACTGCTTGGCTGTTCGCCCTTCATAAAAAAAGAAACAGCCGCAAGCCCAATGACGGTAGCGGCTAAGAGGGTGTTGATTTTAGTTAGACTCCAAAATTTGTTCTTCTTGTTGGACTGTAATTGACTCATACAACTTATCACCGATTCCTTCTCTATGTATTCTACTACTAGCATAATACAAATTAGAGGAATGGTGCTTACAGAAAAGTTACACTATTAGAAGAATTCTATCATTTTATGACAAATTTCATATTTTCCGCGTGAGCTAATATAATTCTCAGCAAGAAATCTAAGGATTCGTGTATTTCTCCCTTTCTTTTACTTTTAAATTTTAACTATCTGTGTACAATAAACATTAGCTTCATTCTTATTTCAAGGAAGCTTGAGGGTTCCGCTTACAATTTCAGAACACGTACATATTCATTTTAAGCCTGGCGGGTAAATGGATTAGAGCGGAGCCTACACAATTTAAGCACTTGAGGTTCTGATTGAAAGCTGTAAATGAAGATGGAACTAATTGAAACCGCATTCTAAAGGAGATGATGTTTATGAAGAAATCAGGTCAGCGTTCAAATCGTGTGGTAATTATCGGCACAGGTGCCGTGGGAGCTACAACAGCTTATACCCTGTTCCTCCGGGAACGTGTATCCGAGCTCGTGCTGATTGATGCCAACCATGATAAGGCACTTGGCGAAGCGCTCGATATGAATCACGGCATGCCGTTTACCGGCGGCGTCAAACTGTGGGCAGGCGATTACAGTGATTGTGCAGATGCGGATATTATTATTATTGCAGCAGGCTCGAATCAACGCCCTGGCGAGACGCGCATTGACCTGCTTAAGCGTAATGCCTCCATCTTTGACAGCATCATTCAGAATATCGTGAAATACAACAATCATGGCATAATACTGGTTGCCACCAATCCGGTCGATATTCTATCCTATGTATCTCTGAAGAAGAGCGGATTTCCGGTCAGCCGGGTTATTGGTTCAGGCACGCTGCTTGACAGCGCTCGCTTTCGTTATTTGATCGGCCAGAACAAGAAGATCAATCCGCGAAGCATCCACGCCCATATTGTAGGAGAGCACGGTGACTCCGAATTGCCGCTGTGGAGCCTCGCCAACGTGGCCGGCATTGGACTGGAGTTTACCGATGAAGAGCGTGAGGACATTTTTGACCGTACCAAGAATGCGGCCTATGAGATCATTAACGCTAAGGGAGCAACCTCTTACGCCATTGCCCTCGCTCTAGACCGAATTGTCGTCTCCATTTTGCAGGATGAAGGCTCTGTCTTGAATGTCTCCACCCTTTTAGAAAATTACAATGGAGTATCCGATGTGTATCTAGGTGTTCCTTGTATCGTTGACTCCTCCGGAGTTCGCCAAGTGCTTGACCTTGAGCTTAACGATGAGGAGCTAGCCCGTTTTAAGGCATCTGCCGATAAATTGAAAGAACAAATTGCCAGCTTGGATCTGTAATCAATTCCAAGATAAGATTCCACACCAAAGCCCGGCCCTTCCATTGCTGAAGGGCCGGGCTTTGGCAATACGGATTTTATTCCTTCACTCCGCCCAAGGTCAAACCTGTGACAAAGTATTTTTGCAGGAATGGATAGACAATGACAATAGGCACTGTGGCGACAATCGTAATTGCAGCACGGATGGATGCAGGTGTGACAATGTTTGCCTGCACATTTTTGCTGTTCGCAAAGGCAGATTCAGCGCTGCCGCCAACACTCATATTCGCGGACTGAAGCTTCTTCATGAGCTCATATTGCAGTGTACTTAAATCTATATTTGAAGAGTTATACAGGAATGTATCAAACCAGCTGTTCCACTGGCCGACGGCGACAAACAGCGCCACCGTGGCCAGAACCGGCATGCTTAGCGGAAGAATGATTTTAATGAAAATCGTAAAGTGATTAGCCCCGTCGATTTGCGCGGACTCCACCAGGCTTTCAGGCAGCCCCTCCATGAAGGATCGCATGACAATAAGATTAAAGGCCCCAACCAGACCCGGAATGATATAGACCCAGAAGGTCCCGTTCAGCTGAAGATTTTTGATGAGCATATAGGTAGGAATTAATCCACCGCTGAAATACATCGTAAATACAAAGATAAAAGAAATGGGCTTGCGCAGTGCATATTCCTTCCGGCTGATTGTATAAGCGAGCATTGCGGTACAGAATACACTTGTGGCTGTCCCGATCAGCGTTCTCGCTACAGACACGAAGAAGGCATGAAACAGAACGCCGTCCTGAAATAAAGTGCTGTAGTTCAGTGTGGTGAATTTGCGGGGCCAGAGAAAGGTGCTGTCCCTCACAGTATCCGAGGCTTGGTTGAACGATACCGCAATCGTATTCAAGATCGGATACAAGGTCACCACGAGCAGCAGTAGCAGTAAAGCCATATTCACGATATCAAAAACTACGTCTCCCATAGACCGGCGTGTTCTGCCGGCAGAAGCTGTCCATGCTGACATATGAGTTCCCTCCTAGAACAGTCGCTCTTGTCCCATGCGTTTGGCCATCCGGTTCGCAGCAAGCAGCAAAACAACACTAATAACCGTTTTAAAGATGCCTGCCGCTGTAGCGAAGGAGAATCGCGACAAATTAATCCCGTATTTGAGCACAAAAATATCAATCGTCTCCGCATAATCCACTACCATCGGGGTCTGCAGCAAATATTGCTGTTCAAATCCGGCATCCAGGATGTGGCCTATGTTCATAATCAGCAGAATTACAATAATCGAGCGGATTCCCGGCAGCGTAATGTGAAAGATTTTTCGAAACCTTCCTGCCCCATCAATGCTGGCCGCTTCGTAAAGGGATGGATCAATCATGGTCATGGCAGCCAGATATATAATTGCACTCCAGCCAATTTCCTTCCATACGTTCGAAGAACCGATAATCCACCAGAAATAATGCGGTTCAGACAGCCACATGATGGGCTCCTTGATCACATGAAGGCTGACCAGAACTTTGTTGATAATCCCGTCAATGGACAGCATGTTCATAATGAGATTTGCCGCGACCACCCAGGATATAAAGTGCGGCAGATAACTGATGGTCTGCACGAAACGCTTGAAAAATATTTTACGAACCTCATTGAGCATCAAGGCCAGTGCGATCGAGCTTACAAAGCCGAAGACCAAATTGATCACACTCATGGCCAGCGTATTTTGGATGACACGAAGAAAAGCATCATCCTGAAACAGCTCCGTGAAATTGCTCCATCCCACCCATTCATTGTTCAGCATAGAAGAGCCGGGTTTATAGTTCTGAAAAGCCATCATCCAGCCATACAAAGGAACATAGGCGAAGATAATAACATAGACCAGGAACGGTATTGACATCAACATGAGCAGCTTTTGTTGCTTCAGTCTCTTCCACAAGGACTTGCGATCCTGCGGATGGTAGGCTTGCTTGTTTGCCAATTCTGTAGATGCGGGCATATCCTCTCCTCCTTGTCATCCAAGAATAAAGGCGCCGGCTGAATGAAGCTTGAAGCCCGGCGCCCTTCTTATGCTTACCAGTTCTCCTGGCGCTGCTTCACCTTCTCGGTCAACTCATCCAGCCAGCTTTGAACATCCAGCTTATTAACCGTGTCCACATATGCATTCCAATTTTTCTCGAAATCCTCCGGCGACTTGGAGACTACCATTAGTGGCGGGAATTTCTTGTTAATGTCGTCAAGCTTCTGATTGAAGACCTTAGCCTTCTCAGACAGCTCAATACTCCATAACGGGAAATACTTGCGGGCCATATTCGGTCCATCGAACAGGTCCTCATAAGTCTTGACTCCATAGGCTTTCAG from Paenibacillus sp. CAA11 encodes:
- the ltrA gene encoding group II intron reverse transcriptase/maturase produces the protein MKAEYRKGYLQRDSVEREEHAGVRSAGTRERKERGGATDLLEQILDRDNLNRAYKQVKRNHGAPGIDGMTVEDALPWLQEHRDELLQKIREGRYKPSPVRRKEIPKADGSGVRKLGIPTVVDRVIQQAVAQQLQPLFEPLFSEGSYGYRPGRSAQQAIRKVKDYAEQGYGYAVEIDLSKYFDTLNHELLMHLLRKQIQDRRVTELIKRYLKSGVMENGVHCKTEEGSPQGGPLSPLLANIYLNEFDQEMKGRGVNVIRYADDIVVLAKSKRAAVRLLESCGKYLETKLRLQINTQKSKVGSVVARKHFKFLGFALGKNKNGMYIRAHGQSLAKAKKKLKELTSRSQGRNVRQVMEKVKVYIRGWIGYYYVADMKRILQSWSEWLRRRLRMYIWKQWKKPRTKVQNLRKLGIPEWQAYQWGNSRLGYWRIAGSPVLSRSITNKKLVQAGYYDFPAQYERLRKLHLCG
- a CDS encoding WD40/YVTN/BNR-like repeat-containing protein gives rise to the protein MRNQGGRIMVLLLLAGMLLTACTSSKEQPKDLPAEHDSQEKGQTLTVIEPNRTEPETTKRTESPEKKYQIQTRLSDFHLLSDTTGIAWGSTRGELRLYRTEDNGTTWTNISPAGTVQFPGIVRYGKELFFADSMNGWIVRNGGGTSETIVLYTTDGGVNWKVSSLPKSVQVSDISFVSKQQGWLMTTQNSTPGNQEKLLYRTLDGGKTWKTVMHSQTDNSSTTPLPEFGYISDMEFGNSMYGYVVQQELDRPKLYITTDGGYHWRTSNSNFEKKDMGKCDQYTSRSISFLNAQHTSAWVPVGCSRGQESKYNGYFTADRGATWSFAAFPLEWQSGPNRYIPPTFINGREGWSLSGVNLLHTMDQGKTWAKLPVSDKLEKMMTDYPEVAKLEFVSSSVGWILIQNYDERKSLLLQTKDGGMNWRVL
- a CDS encoding polysaccharide deacetylase family protein; translation: MSQLQSNKKNKFWSLTKINTLLAATVIGLAAVSFFMKGEQPSSSSTSAETTASASAHTAGKQSVEVPELQSPSKKDHANTNVKAADADTASKQNAETKTAAAKAVPEANKKPASTSTPPAQNMKVVYLTFDDGPGPYTKQILNILEKEHIHATFFVIGSQLEENKANLQKVLDQGHYVGLHSMTHSYKKLYKSGSAAHFVHEFKEEQALFKKLTGITPTLIRAPYGSAPQIGSTFRGAISDAGFKMWDWTVDSKDWSYTGKPDKVIAQIRKQVHGKREVILMHEKKQTVQALPQIIAYLKKQGYSFAVYKPEQHFVLNFAKDPRL
- a CDS encoding L-lactate dehydrogenase is translated as MKKSGQRSNRVVIIGTGAVGATTAYTLFLRERVSELVLIDANHDKALGEALDMNHGMPFTGGVKLWAGDYSDCADADIIIIAAGSNQRPGETRIDLLKRNASIFDSIIQNIVKYNNHGIILVATNPVDILSYVSLKKSGFPVSRVIGSGTLLDSARFRYLIGQNKKINPRSIHAHIVGEHGDSELPLWSLANVAGIGLEFTDEEREDIFDRTKNAAYEIINAKGATSYAIALALDRIVVSILQDEGSVLNVSTLLENYNGVSDVYLGVPCIVDSSGVRQVLDLELNDEELARFKASADKLKEQIASLDL
- a CDS encoding carbohydrate ABC transporter permease, which encodes MSAWTASAGRTRRSMGDVVFDIVNMALLLLLLVVTLYPILNTIAVSFNQASDTVRDSTFLWPRKFTTLNYSTLFQDGVLFHAFFVSVARTLIGTATSVFCTAMLAYTISRKEYALRKPISFIFVFTMYFSGGLIPTYMLIKNLQLNGTFWVYIIPGLVGAFNLIVMRSFMEGLPESLVESAQIDGANHFTIFIKIILPLSMPVLATVALFVAVGQWNSWFDTFLYNSSNIDLSTLQYELMKKLQSANMSVGGSAESAFANSKNVQANIVTPASIRAAITIVATVPIVIVYPFLQKYFVTGLTLGGVKE
- a CDS encoding ABC transporter permease — translated: MPASTELANKQAYHPQDRKSLWKRLKQQKLLMLMSIPFLVYVIIFAYVPLYGWMMAFQNYKPGSSMLNNEWVGWSNFTELFQDDAFLRVIQNTLAMSVINLVFGFVSSIALALMLNEVRKIFFKRFVQTISYLPHFISWVVAANLIMNMLSIDGIINKVLVSLHVIKEPIMWLSEPHYFWWIIGSSNVWKEIGWSAIIYLAAMTMIDPSLYEAASIDGAGRFRKIFHITLPGIRSIIVILLIMNIGHILDAGFEQQYLLQTPMVVDYAETIDIFVLKYGINLSRFSFATAAGIFKTVISVVLLLAANRMAKRMGQERLF